The nucleotide sequence TCGGAACGCCAATGTCTGCCATTGCACGCCAAATCCAATCTGGCGCATTGCTACGTCACAATATACCCTGTTTCTGTGACAAATTGGCTTCAAGCGCATAACGGATGCGCGCAAGCTGCTATCAAAAAGATAACAAACCCATGAAGGTCTTTCGCGGTTTCAAACATCCTGGTGTCGCACCTGCGTGCGCTTTAACCATCGGCAACTTTGACGGTGTGCACCGGGGCCACCAAGCGATGTTGGCGCTTTTGCGCAGTGAAGCGCAGCAACGCGGCGTGCCCAGCTGTGTGCTGACTTTTGAGCCACACCCGCGCGATTACTTCGCCCAGCTCTACAAAAAACCCGACCTTGCGCCCGCGCGTATCGGAACGCTGCGGGACAAACTCGAAGACTTGGCAAATTGTGGTGTGGACCAAACCGTTGTGCTGCCCTTTGATGCCCGACTCGCCCAACAAACGCCACAGGCTTTTGTACAAGAAGTGCTAGTGGCTGGCCTAGGTGCCCGTTACGTGCTGGTGGGAGATGACTTCCGCTTTGGCGCACAGCGTGCGGGAGACTACGCCATGCTCGACGCCTCTGGCATGCAGCACGGCTTTGACGTAGCGCGCATGAACAGCTATGAAGTGCATGGTTTGCGCGTGTCTAGCTCGGCAGTACGCGACGCGTTGCAAGAAGGTAGCTTGACAGACGCTGCGCGGCTACTGGGCCGCCCGTATCGGATTTCTGGCCACGTGGTGCATGGCCGCAAGTTGGGCCGCACCCTGGGGTTCAAAACCCTGAATTTGCGATTTGCCCACTGGAAACCTGCCGCTAGCGGAATTTTTGTCGTGTTGGTTCATGGCCTACATACAACGCCTCTCAAAGGGGTTGCCAACTTGGGCGTACGCCCGTCTTTGGACCCCAACGACGTGAACGGCGGGCGGGTGTTGTTGGAAACCCATTGCTTGGATTGGCCCGCCAACCTGGGCCCAGAAGGGGCCTACGGTAAAATCATCCGCGTGGAAATACTGCACAAACTGCACGACGAGCTGAAATACGACGGTCTGGATGCCTTAACGCGTGGCATTCACCAAGACTGCGATGACGCGCGCGCTTGGTTCGCAGCCCGAATTTGACAGGGCCTTGGCGACGCACTTAGCCCCGCGTCTTGTCCATGCCACCCGCGCGCGGCCCTTCGCTGCGCCGCCCCCCCCACATTCCTAACAGAGTTCGCCATGACCGACAAAGTTGACTACCGCAGCACCCTGAACCTTCCTGACACCCCTTTCCCCATGCGCGGCGACTTGCCCAAGCGCGAGCCAGGCTGGGTCAAAGCATGGGAAGAACAAGGCGTCTACAAAAAACTGCGTGACGCCCGGGTCAACGCCCCTAAATTTGTGCTGCACGATGGCCCGCCCTACGCCAACGGCAAGATCCACATTGGCCATGCAGCGAACAAAATCCTCAAGGACATGATCGTCAAGACGCGCCAGCTCAAAGGCATGGACGCCGCCTACATTCCTGGCTGGGACTGCCACGGCCTGCCCATCGAAAACGCCATCGAAAAACTCCACGGCCGGAACCTGCAACGCGACGACATGCAAGCCAAGAGCCGCGCGTTTGCCACCGAGCAAATAGACCAGCAACGTGCCGACTTCAAACGTTTGGGCGTTCTGGGCGCTTGGGACACGCCCTACCGCACCATGGATTTTGTGAACGAAGCCGCTGAGATTCGCGCCTTCAAACGTGTCGTGGAGCGCGGTTTTGTGTACCGTGGCTTAAAGCCCGTGTACTGGTGTTTTGATTGCGGCTCCAGTTTGGCCGAATTTGAGATCGAGTACGCCGACAAGAAAAGTACCACCTTGGATGTCGCTTTTGAGTGTGCAGAGCCCGCCAAACTGGCCGCAGCCTTTGGCCTGGAATCGCTGGACCAAGCCGCATTTGCAGTGATTTGGACCACCACCGCGTGGACGATTCCCGCCAACATGGCGCTGAACCTGAACCCCGAGCTGGAATACGCCTTGGTTAAGACCGAGCGCGGCCTATTGGTCTTGGCGCACTCCTTGGTCGAGAAGTGCATGGAGCGCTACCAGTTGACGGGCCAAGTTTTGGCCACAACCCTTGGCAAGAACCTGGGTTTGATCAACTTCAAGCACCCTTTGTACGATGTAGACCCTGGCTACCAGCGCTTTGCGCCGATTTACTTGGCCGACTACGCCACTGCGGACGACGGAACCGGCTTGGTCCACTCTTCGCCCGCGTATGGCGTAGACGACTTCAACAGCTGCATTGCCCACGGCATGAAGTACGACGACATCTTGAACCCCGTGCAAGGCAATGGCACGTATGCCGCCGACTTCCCTCTGTTTGGTGGCATGCACATCTGGAAGGCGGTGCCCGTGGTGATTGAAGCCCTGCGCAACGCAGGCCGTTTGATGACCAGCCATGACATTACCCACAGCTACCCCCATTGCTGGCGCCACAAGACTCCCGTGATCTACCGCGCGGCAGCCCAGTGGTTTGTGCGCATGGACGAAGGCGTGGGCGTGTTCACCACCGACAAAGCCCCCAAAACTTTGCGTCAGCTAGCGCTCGATGCTATTGAGCAAACCAATTTTTACCCTGAAAACGGACGCACCCGTCTGCGGGACATGATCGCCAACCGGCCCGACTGGTGCATCTCCAGGCAACGTAGCTGGGGTGTGCCCGTGCCGTTCTTCTTGCACAAAGACAGTGGAGAGTTGCACCCACGCACGCTAGAAATCATGGACATCGCGGCCCACATGGTGGAGCAAGGTGGCATCGAAGCGTGGAGCAAAGCGAGCGCCGAATCGATCTTGGGCGCAGAAGATGCAGTGCATTACACCAAGAGCACCGATATCTTGGAAGTGTGGTTTGACTCAGGCACCACGCACACGACGGTGCTCAAGACCTCGCACGCCGGGTCAGCACACACCAATGGCCCGGAGGCAGACCTGTACCTGGAAGGCCATGACCAACATCGCGGATGGTTCCACAG is from Rhodoferax aquaticus and encodes:
- a CDS encoding bifunctional riboflavin kinase/FAD synthetase, which encodes MKVFRGFKHPGVAPACALTIGNFDGVHRGHQAMLALLRSEAQQRGVPSCVLTFEPHPRDYFAQLYKKPDLAPARIGTLRDKLEDLANCGVDQTVVLPFDARLAQQTPQAFVQEVLVAGLGARYVLVGDDFRFGAQRAGDYAMLDASGMQHGFDVARMNSYEVHGLRVSSSAVRDALQEGSLTDAARLLGRPYRISGHVVHGRKLGRTLGFKTLNLRFAHWKPAASGIFVVLVHGLHTTPLKGVANLGVRPSLDPNDVNGGRVLLETHCLDWPANLGPEGAYGKIIRVEILHKLHDELKYDGLDALTRGIHQDCDDARAWFAARI
- the ileS gene encoding isoleucine--tRNA ligase, translating into MTDKVDYRSTLNLPDTPFPMRGDLPKREPGWVKAWEEQGVYKKLRDARVNAPKFVLHDGPPYANGKIHIGHAANKILKDMIVKTRQLKGMDAAYIPGWDCHGLPIENAIEKLHGRNLQRDDMQAKSRAFATEQIDQQRADFKRLGVLGAWDTPYRTMDFVNEAAEIRAFKRVVERGFVYRGLKPVYWCFDCGSSLAEFEIEYADKKSTTLDVAFECAEPAKLAAAFGLESLDQAAFAVIWTTTAWTIPANMALNLNPELEYALVKTERGLLVLAHSLVEKCMERYQLTGQVLATTLGKNLGLINFKHPLYDVDPGYQRFAPIYLADYATADDGTGLVHSSPAYGVDDFNSCIAHGMKYDDILNPVQGNGTYAADFPLFGGMHIWKAVPVVIEALRNAGRLMTSHDITHSYPHCWRHKTPVIYRAAAQWFVRMDEGVGVFTTDKAPKTLRQLALDAIEQTNFYPENGRTRLRDMIANRPDWCISRQRSWGVPVPFFLHKDSGELHPRTLEIMDIAAHMVEQGGIEAWSKASAESILGAEDAVHYTKSTDILEVWFDSGTTHTTVLKTSHAGSAHTNGPEADLYLEGHDQHRGWFHSSLLTACAMYDRAPYRSLLTHGFTVDGQGRKMSKSMGNVVAPQEISDKMGAEILRLWCASTDYSGDLGIDEKILARVVDTYRRVRNTLKFLLANVSDFDPAVDSVAPEQMLEIDRYALSRAAQLQADILAHYEVYEFHPVVSKLQIYCSEDLGAFYLDILKDRLYTTGPNSLARRSAQTALWQITQAMLRWMAPFLSFTAEEAWAVLSAAGRVDEAHKASIFTATYLDLAAPNGELLAKWSRIREIREAVNKEIEVLRAAGQVGASLQAEVTLTLGAPDYALLHTLGADLKFAFITSAIKLVAGDALSISVNPSSGTKCERCWHYCDDIGSVAAHPTLCGRCASNLDGPGEARSFA